A window of the Lactuca sativa cultivar Salinas chromosome 7, Lsat_Salinas_v11, whole genome shotgun sequence genome harbors these coding sequences:
- the LOC111881374 gene encoding probable membrane-associated kinase regulator 2 — translation MEAFSLLRYWRSNGGDGSANANVKTSAASPTATTIVTAVSTQTSDTGDDENDHGPFFDLEFNLPVEGGDDEDTKDGGTGNDVDYGEEEEDEEDEEESDERELKFTLLSGSNGNSTNDANTTETNLKPPRLRVSLMKSATKLRVMMLKSATKLRVSLMKSATKLRVMMLKSATNASD, via the exons ATGGAAGCTTTCAGCTTGCTAAGGTACTGGAGGAGTAATGGCGGTGATGGAAGCGCCAATGCTAACGTAAAAACTTCCGCTGCTTcacccaccgccaccaccattgtTACAGCAGTCAGCACCCAAACCTCCGACACGGGAGACGACGAGAATGATCACGGACCGTTTTTTGACTTGGAGTTCAATTTACCGGTGGAAGGAGGAGATGATGAGGATACGAAAGACGGTGGCACTGGAAACGATGTCGATTATGGCGAGGAAGAggaggatgaagaagatgaagaggaatcAGATGAGAGGGAGTTGAAGTTCACGCTTTTGTCTGGTTCCAATGGCAATAGTACGAATGATGCGAAT ACGACGGAGACTAATTTAAAGCCACCGCGGCTTCGTGTTTCGTTGATGAAATCGGCAACGAAGCTTCGAGTTATGATGTTGAAATCGGCAACGAAGCTTCGTGTTTCGTTGATGAAATCGGCGACGAAGCTTCGAGTTATGATGTTGAAATCGGCGACGAACGCATCTG ATTAA